One Bacteroidota bacterium genomic window, CGCACCAGCTGGAAATAGCCAGGACGAAAGGGTTTCTCTTCTTGCCGCTCCATGGTGCAAAATAGCGTATGTCTCACGATATGCGACCCACCACCACCTATCCACCCACAATTTTCATCCGATCTCAGTCAAACTATTGTTGCCAAAAACACGTATCTTGGAGCCAATGCGTGGCATGAGATACAGCGTGGCACAGAGGTGGGCACGGAGCCTGGCACCCGTAGGTGCTGTGCTGGGTATGCTACTGTGGTACAGGCCTGTGCCAACCGTGGCGCCCAGCCCTGGCCGAAAACCTAATCCTCAAACGCATAGACCGGCAGAGCTATACCGCCAAACCGAGGCACCCGCCCTACTGATAGACCTGGCAAGCCCAGCCCCAGAACCAGCCTGTAGCTATGGGCTGGAGATGCAGCAGCTAAAGCAGGCCATGACCTATAGCGAACCAAGCTGCCGAAACCTGGCCGTGCAGCTAGCAGGAAAGAGCCCTGGAACGTACAACCTGGGGCAGGTGTGCGAGATATATGACCACTGCCTGGCACAGTGGAGGTATGTAAACGACCCCCGGAGCCTGGAGTACCTGAGTGCGGCACACCACAGCCTGCAGGCCAGCTATAGTGGAGATTGCGATGACTTTGCCATCCTGGTGGGCACCCTCATTGGGGCCATAGGCGGAGATGTGCGGATCCAGAAAGCGTACCAGGGCAACCAGGGACACAGCTACTGCGAGGTAAACCTGGGTGCTACAGATAAAAACCAGGTGCTAGCCTACCTGAAGAAAAGGTACCCCCATACGGAGAAAGAGGGGGGAAAATCCTTCTATTTCCGAGACGATGAAACCGGACTGTGGATGAACCTGGACTGGGATGCCGGTTATCCCGGAGGCAGCTATTTTGCTGCCGAACGCAGCATTGCCTTCCACACCCAGGACGGCTATTGTAGGGAGTATAACTAGACGGTCAGGCACACAATACTTTCCTGACCATGGGGTTTTAATCATTCCTTGCTAGGGATTCTCCATGATGCCAGTTTGTGGGTGGTGCGTGTTTCCACCGGCGGTGGCTCCATAGCCAGTAGGGCGGACTGGCGTAAATATCCTGCTCCAGGCGGCGGGTATGGCGCTCGGTTAGTTCGCCGGGCCGCGTGCGGGCAGGCTCTGCCTCCAGCAGTTCCGGTACAATCTCATAGTAGCCACGCCGGCGCTTGTATACCCCGACATACACTACGGGCAGGTTCAGCTTGCGTGCTATCTTCTCTGTCCCCCAAAAGATCGGTGTGGGCTGATGGAGAAAGGTGGTCCAGTAGGCCCCCTGTGGGGCGGGCGTTTGGTCGGCTATGAAGGTGGTGGCGCTCAGCTCCGCCGTGTTGCCCATCATGTAGCGTACCGACTCGTGCATGCTGAGCAGGTGGGTGCCAAAGCGGCTGCGCATACGGTATACCAGCCTATCAAAGTATTTGTTGCTCAGTGGCTTGTACAATGCATATATCCTGTGGGGAACAAATGTACCCGCGCTGGCACCCGTCCACTCCCAATTGCCCAGGTGGCCCATCACCGCCACGCAGCTGCGGCCCTGGGCTGCCAGCTGCTCAAACACCTCCATGTTCCGGAAAGAGCAGCGCCGCTGTAGCTGCTTCTGGCTAAAGGTCAGTAGCTTGAAGGTCTCCAGTAGCAGGTCGCACAGGTGGTGGTAGTAGGCCTTCATAATAGCCTGGCGCTCAGCCTCTGATTTATCCGGAAAGGCCCGGCTCAGGTTCTGCCACACCACCGCCCTGCGGTAGCCCAGCACACGGTACAGCAGCAGGTACAGGCCATCACTCACCCTATACAGAGCCCACATGGGCAGCAGGGCTATCAGGTATAGAAAAGGCAGGGCAAACAGGTAGGCAAGCATACTGGCTACGGTCGCACAAAAGTAGGGCATTAACACACAGAAACGAAGCGACACCAAAATCTGCTTATTTTTGCCAGATGGAGGCGTATCACCAGCTGCTAGCGCACATTCTGCAGGCCGGGATAGACAAAGACGACCGCACAGGCACGGGCACACGCTCCGTGTTCGGCTATCAGATGCGCTTTGATCTACAGGCAGGCTTTCCGCTGGTTACTACCAAGAAGATACACTGGAAAAGCGTGGTGCATGAGCTGCTGTGGTTTATCCGGGGCAGCAGCAACATTGCCTATCTGAAAGAAAATGGCGTAAGCATCTGGGACGAGTGGGCAGATGAGAACGGAGAACTGGGCCCCGTGTATGGTGTACAGTGGCGCAGCTGGCCAGGGCCAGCGGGTGCGATAGACCAGCTAGGACAGGTTATCGAACAGATCCGCACCAACCCGAACA contains:
- a CDS encoding lysophospholipid acyltransferase family protein, with the protein product MPYFCATVASMLAYLFALPFLYLIALLPMWALYRVSDGLYLLLYRVLGYRRAVVWQNLSRAFPDKSEAERQAIMKAYYHHLCDLLLETFKLLTFSQKQLQRRCSFRNMEVFEQLAAQGRSCVAVMGHLGNWEWTGASAGTFVPHRIYALYKPLSNKYFDRLVYRMRSRFGTHLLSMHESVRYMMGNTAELSATTFIADQTPAPQGAYWTTFLHQPTPIFWGTEKIARKLNLPVVYVGVYKRRRGYYEIVPELLEAEPARTRPGELTERHTRRLEQDIYASPPYWLWSHRRWKHAPPTNWHHGESLARND